One part of the Polyangiaceae bacterium genome encodes these proteins:
- a CDS encoding outer membrane beta-barrel protein translates to MTALVPARQFVPARPRFALGLLACLVCSLPGAALGQEPAAPASDVEELDGSASLDPGLNRGGGEVTEAPAEDIEDDDEPPPPDIPPAADQRSGHILAGVGGFLSLPFGSIESGVYSNDLLSSGWGLDAQLAYGVHRNLAVGVWGQWSSFGGDDPDCPDCKLSGYAVGASASYFLVQGLRFDPYATAGLGYRSSKLELGDSSVSYSGVVAHLMLGGDWMLAKPFGLGPFLGFDITRNFSRSDGETPGGALEWQAIFGFRARLDFPGH, encoded by the coding sequence ATGACCGCCTTGGTACCCGCTCGCCAGTTCGTCCCCGCGCGTCCCCGTTTCGCGCTCGGCCTGCTGGCTTGCCTCGTTTGCTCGCTACCAGGCGCGGCGCTTGGGCAAGAGCCTGCAGCCCCAGCCAGCGACGTCGAAGAGCTCGACGGCTCGGCGAGCCTCGATCCGGGCTTGAACCGCGGCGGCGGTGAGGTCACCGAAGCACCCGCCGAAGACATCGAGGACGACGACGAACCCCCGCCACCAGACATTCCTCCTGCCGCTGATCAGCGCAGCGGGCACATCCTGGCCGGCGTGGGCGGCTTCTTGAGCTTGCCCTTCGGCAGCATCGAGTCTGGCGTCTACAGCAACGATCTCCTCAGCTCGGGTTGGGGGTTAGACGCGCAGCTTGCCTACGGGGTCCACCGGAACCTCGCCGTTGGTGTGTGGGGGCAGTGGAGCTCGTTCGGCGGCGACGACCCTGACTGCCCGGACTGCAAGCTCTCAGGCTACGCCGTTGGCGCATCCGCCAGCTACTTCCTGGTGCAAGGTCTGCGCTTCGATCCCTACGCGACCGCGGGGCTCGGCTATCGCAGCTCGAAGCTCGAGCTCGGCGATTCTTCAGTCTCGTACAGCGGCGTCGTCGCGCACTTGATGCTTGGCGGCGACTGGATGTTGGCCAAGCCCTTTGGCCTCGGACCATTCCTCGGCTTCGACATCACGCGCAACTTCAGCCGCTCCGACGGCGAGACCCCCGGTGGCGCCCTCGAGTGGCAGGCCATCTTCGGCTTCCGCGCGCGGCTCGACTTCCCCGGCCACTGA
- a CDS encoding tetratricopeptide repeat protein — protein MRTRAYTLAFALSLSAASPLLVAGSAQAQSADAMTEMARQRFQEGVQYYDAKDYEKARAAFLQAYALKKHPSVLLNLAQSELRSGHEADAAQHFEQFLRENPAVSAAEKSEAQKGFEAAKAKVGEFPVTAPSGAQVFVDGEPVGTAPLPAPVYLSPGNHKFEARKGTDSAVEDVSAAAGASSPVSLSFGGAGAVGPGPVVGPDQPPPGEGNPGTTPPGDTGGGFQVSTDGDREPFLDWALQSPVAYVGGGLFGLGLIGGVAFALSSSASYSDADNVRSAILAEAQKPQFKTSAPCNSSDGQYEHFRDACATWQDHVDSGDTKKTVSTVSFVLAAVGAGVVVGGYFLTAEKSPSGTAKQDKGKRAPRTYASPVVTDDFKGFAFGGSF, from the coding sequence ATGAGAACCCGCGCTTATACCCTCGCCTTCGCCCTTTCCTTGAGCGCCGCCAGTCCCCTATTGGTCGCTGGCTCCGCACAAGCGCAGTCGGCCGACGCCATGACGGAGATGGCGCGTCAGCGCTTTCAGGAAGGCGTCCAGTACTACGACGCCAAGGACTACGAGAAGGCGCGCGCCGCATTCCTTCAAGCCTATGCGTTGAAGAAGCACCCCTCGGTACTCCTCAATCTCGCGCAGAGCGAGCTAAGGTCCGGTCACGAAGCGGACGCGGCCCAGCACTTCGAGCAGTTCCTACGCGAGAACCCCGCCGTTTCGGCCGCCGAGAAGAGCGAGGCACAGAAGGGTTTCGAAGCCGCAAAGGCAAAGGTGGGCGAATTCCCGGTGACGGCGCCCTCCGGTGCGCAGGTGTTCGTCGACGGAGAGCCCGTTGGCACGGCTCCACTCCCCGCTCCGGTGTACCTTTCCCCGGGGAACCACAAGTTCGAGGCGCGCAAGGGCACGGACAGCGCGGTCGAAGACGTCAGCGCCGCGGCCGGCGCCTCCTCTCCGGTGAGCCTGAGCTTCGGTGGAGCGGGTGCAGTGGGCCCAGGGCCCGTCGTTGGTCCGGATCAGCCCCCCCCCGGAGAGGGCAACCCGGGCACCACGCCTCCCGGGGACACTGGGGGCGGGTTTCAAGTGAGCACCGACGGCGACCGTGAGCCATTCCTCGACTGGGCGCTGCAGAGCCCGGTCGCCTACGTGGGCGGTGGCTTGTTTGGGCTCGGCCTAATTGGCGGTGTCGCGTTCGCGTTGTCATCCAGCGCCAGCTACAGCGACGCGGACAACGTGCGCTCCGCGATCCTCGCGGAAGCTCAGAAGCCCCAGTTCAAGACCAGCGCGCCCTGTAATTCGTCGGACGGACAATACGAACACTTCCGGGATGCGTGCGCAACCTGGCAGGACCACGTCGACTCGGGCGATACGAAAAAGACGGTCTCGACCGTCAGCTTCGTCCTCGCCGCAGTTGGCGCTGGCGTGGTGGTTGGCGGGTATTTCCTCACGGCAGAGAAATCGCCGAGCGGAACCGCCAAGCAAGACAAGGGCAAGCGCGCACCCCGTACCTACGCGAGCCCCGTGGTCACCGACGACTTCAAGGGCTTCGCATTCGGCGGCAGCTTCTGA
- a CDS encoding sigma 54-interacting transcriptional regulator produces the protein MSQDETQELMCRAPSGAWLMEVTAPSESFVVRIEKGQRLRLGSAGACEVSIPDPTVSGRHAEVRWTEDGLEVCDLESKNGLYLDSARVRAAKLVASGSHFQLGRTLVVLRGADPRETEEPQVEVPGLVGRSSAMRRVAGEIHRAAPLRAPVLVVGETGTGKDLVATALHQLSGRAGMLVPLNMGTLSEGLADADLFGHTRGAFTGAITQRSGAFALAHGGTLFLDEIADLTPALQVKLLRVVEDGRVRALGSTEYREVDVRVVSATWADLNERATQGRFREDLLHRISTLVVRLPPLRQRKSDIAGLSRSLLARYSGEFGELCLSDAALSCLMRYDWPGNVRQLGSVLYRAALMAQAGMIEADDVAQAIGSASQRAKPVASPVDAVQILKQHGGNVSAAARALRVPRSTFRAWLERAEHSAA, from the coding sequence ATGAGTCAGGACGAGACCCAGGAGCTGATGTGCCGCGCCCCCAGCGGCGCTTGGTTGATGGAAGTGACCGCGCCGAGCGAGTCCTTCGTGGTGCGCATCGAGAAGGGCCAACGCCTGCGATTGGGCAGCGCCGGGGCGTGCGAGGTGTCGATTCCCGATCCCACCGTTAGTGGGCGGCACGCCGAAGTGCGCTGGACGGAGGACGGCCTGGAGGTGTGCGACCTCGAGTCGAAGAATGGGCTCTATCTCGATTCCGCGCGGGTTCGAGCCGCGAAGCTCGTCGCGTCGGGAAGTCACTTCCAGCTCGGGCGTACCCTCGTCGTGCTGCGTGGCGCTGACCCTCGAGAGACGGAGGAGCCCCAGGTCGAAGTGCCGGGTCTCGTTGGCAGGTCATCGGCGATGCGCCGCGTGGCAGGGGAGATACATCGCGCGGCGCCGCTCAGGGCGCCGGTGCTGGTGGTGGGTGAGACGGGCACGGGTAAGGACCTGGTCGCGACCGCGCTGCATCAGCTCTCGGGGCGAGCCGGGATGCTGGTTCCCCTCAACATGGGCACACTGAGCGAGGGTCTCGCCGACGCTGATTTGTTTGGGCACACGCGAGGGGCTTTCACCGGGGCCATCACCCAGCGCAGCGGCGCGTTCGCATTGGCTCACGGGGGAACGCTCTTTCTGGACGAGATTGCGGACCTCACGCCAGCGCTTCAAGTGAAGTTGCTGCGCGTGGTCGAGGACGGCCGGGTACGGGCGCTCGGATCGACGGAGTATCGCGAGGTCGATGTGCGGGTGGTCTCGGCGACCTGGGCAGACTTGAACGAGCGAGCCACCCAGGGTCGGTTCCGGGAGGATTTGCTGCACCGGATCTCCACCCTGGTGGTTCGGCTGCCGCCGCTCAGGCAGCGGAAGTCGGATATCGCTGGGCTCAGTCGATCGCTCCTCGCCCGCTACTCCGGGGAGTTCGGCGAACTCTGCCTCAGCGACGCCGCGCTCTCGTGCTTGATGCGCTACGACTGGCCTGGGAACGTGCGTCAACTGGGCAGTGTGCTCTATCGGGCGGCGCTGATGGCACAAGCAGGAATGATTGAGGCGGACGACGTCGCCCAAGCGATCGGCTCAGCCTCCCAGCGTGCCAAACCGGTTGCCTCGCCCGTCGACGCGGTCCAGATCCTCAAGCAACACGGCGGCAACGTCAGCGCAGCCGCGCGTGCCCTGAGAGTACCGCGGAGCACCTTCCGCGCCTGGCTCGAGCGCGCAGAGCACAGCGCCGCTTGA